GAACATTCCCGGAGGCCCGCTCGTACGTCACCGTCTTCCATCTACCCAACCCGATCCGCCATCCACCTCATCCGACACTCGGCCCGCTTCCCTCAACCCTCGCCGATGCTCGGGCCGAGGGGAGCGTCCGTGCTCAGGAGGCGCGGTGCAGGCGGGCTTCGCCTTCCACGCTGCGGGTCACGCCCGCGGGGGCCAGCGGCAGCTCCGGGAAGCGGAGCTTGCCCTCGGCGAAGCTGGCGCCGCGCAGCGCCACCGACAGGGCCTCGTCGATGGTCTGCACCGGGTGCACCTCCAGCTGCTCCAGCACGTCGGCGGGCAGGTCTTCCAGGTCGCCCACGTTCTCCTGGGGCAGCATGATGATGCGGATGCCCGCCCGGTACGCCCCGAGCACCTTCTCCTTCACCCCGCCGATGGGCAGCACCCGCCCCGTGAGCGTGACCTCGCCGGTCATCGCGACGTCGGCCCGCACGGGCGTGCCGCTCAGCACCGACACCATCGCCACCGTCATCGCCACGCCGGCCGACGGCCCGTCCTTGGGGATGGAGCCCGCCGGGACGTGCACGTGGATCTCGGTGCCCCACGCCTTGTGCGGGTCCACGCCGTAGCGGCTCGCGTTGGCGCGGGCGTACGTCAGCGCGGCGCGCGCCGACTCCTTCATCACGTCGCCCAGCTGGCCCGTGAGCACCAGGTTGCCGAAGCCCGGCCCGGCGCTCTCGCCCGCCGCGGCCACCGGGGCCCGCTGCGAGGCGCTGACCTCGATGAACATGATGTCGCCGCCGGTGGGCGTGTAGTACATGCCGGTCGCCACGCCCAGCACGTCCTCGGCCCCGGCGCGCTCCGGGTGCACCTTGGTGCGGCCCAGGAAGTCCTTGACCGTGTCGCCGTCCACGCGCACCGCCTGCGCGGTGGCCGAGGCGATTCGCCGCGCCGCCTTGCGCGACACCTTGCCCAGCTCGCGCTCCAGCTGCCGCACGCCCGCCTCGCGGGTGTACTCGGTGATCACGGTCTTCAGCGCGTCCTCGGTCACCTCCAACTCGCCCTCCCGCAGGCCGGCCTCCTCCAGCTGGCGCGGCAGCAGGTACTTCTCGGCGATCGCCTTCTTCTCGCGCTCGGTGTAGCCGCGGAACTCCACGGCCTCCATGCGGTCGTACAGCGGCGCCGGGATGTTCGAGACGTAGTTGGCCGTGGCGATGAACAGCACCTCGCTCAGGTCGAACGTCACGCCCAGGTAATGGTCGGTGAACTCGTGGTTCTGCGCCGGGTCCAGCACCTCCAGCAGCGCGGCGCTGGGGTCGCCCTGCATGGACACGCCCAGCTTGTCCACCTCGTCGAGCAGGATCACCGGGTTGCGGCTCTTGGCCTGCTTGAGCGCCTGGATGATGCGGCCCGGCATGGCGCCCACGTACGTGCGCCGGTGGCCGCGGATGTCCGCCTCGTCGCGCACGCCGCCCAGCGCGATGCGCACGTACTTGCGGCCCAGCGCCCGCGCGATCGACTTGGCGATCGAGGTCTTGCCCACGCCCGGAGGCCCGCCGAAGAGCAGGATGGGCCCCTTGGCGGTGGCCTTCGCCTTGGCCTCGGCCACCTCGCGGCTCAGCCGCTCCAGGTCCTCCACCGTCTCCGGCTCCGCGTCCCCGTCGTCCATCGACGCCAGCACCTCGGTCTCGGCGGCGGCTTCCTCCTCCACCTCGGTCACCGCGCGGCGGGCGGCGAGCTGGCGCACGGCCAGGAACTCAAGCACGCGGTCCTTCACGTCCTCCAGCCCGTAGTGGTCCTCGTTCAGGACCTCCTCGGCCGGCCCGAGCTCCAGCTTGTCCTCGGTGCGCAGGTTCCACGGCAGGTCGGCCATCCACTCCAGGTAGGTGCGGATCACCTGGTACTCGGCGCTCTGCGGGTTGGTGCGCTCCAGGCGCCCCAGCTCGCGCTCGGCCTCCTCGGCCGCCGCCTCGGGAAGCTCCAGCGCCTCGATCTTCTGGCGCAGCTCCTCGATCTCGGCGCCCTCGTCCTCCTCGCCCAGCTCGCGTTGGATCGCCTTCATCTGCTCGCGCAGCAGCATCTCGCGCTGGCGCTCGCCCAGCTCCTCCTGCACCTGCTGCTGGATGTCCTCCTGCGCCTCCATGAGCGCAAGCTGCCGCTGCACGATGATCAGCAGCGACCGCAGCCGCTCCTCGACCGACAGGATCTCCAGCAGCTTCTGCTTGGCCTCGGTGCCCATCTCCACGTAGAAGCCCACCAGGTCGGCGAACGGGCCGGGCTCGGTGATGCCCTCCATGAACTGCTGCAGCATCTCGGCGGGGATGCCTCGGCGCTTGCCCAGCTCGGCGGCGCGCTCGCGGATCTCGCGGTACAGGGCCAGGAACGCGGGGTCCTCGGCATTCACGGGCGCAAGGTCCTGCATCTCCCGCACGTGGGCGGACAGGCCCAGCCCGCTGCCCTCGGCGTATTGGAGCGCCAGGGCGCGGCTCTCGCCGTGGATCAGCAGCTGCACGCCGCCGGCCCCGCGCTGCACCTGCGCGATGCGCACGATCGTGCCCACCGTGTACAGGTTGTCGCTCTCCACCTCGTCGCGGTTCTCGCGCTGCGCCACCGCGAACATGCGGCGGTCGCCGGCGAGCGCGGCGTCGATGGCCTGCAAAGTCCCCGGGCGGCCGGCCGAGATCGGCACGGCGGTGCCCGGAAAGACCACCGTCTCCCGCAGGGGGAGCACGGGCAGCACCAGCTTCTCGTTCATCGTGTTCGTCCTCTCGTCTTGTTCTCCGTCCTGCGCCGCAGATGTCTGCGGCGTGTCGGAGGCTGGTGCCGGGTTTAGCACTTTCCTTGCCATCTTCAGTTGCCTTTCAATATAGCCATAAGTGCGGAATTTTACAGGCACTTAGCACATGTTTAACCGAATTCGAATGTTCCTGCCAGAACGCCACCACCGCGCCTGGCCCGCTGTCGTTCAGGCATGAACTACTGTCTGCCCGGCATGTGTTCCGGTGGATGGGAGCCAATGTGCCGGTGGCGGACGGGTCGTGCCGTTCGCTGGCGGAGAGCCCGGGTTGGGATGCGGGAGATGCCGTCGATGCGGACCGCCGACGGCGGGGCGACGGGGATAGATGCGGGCGCGGCGGTTTGCCGCCGGTGCGCCGCCACGGTTATCCTACGGGTCACGGACGATTCCCGCATCCCCCACGCGTGCCGCATGACCGAACCCACGCATCCGCCAACCAGCGCCGCACAAGCCGCGCGCCAGGCGACCGGCGCTCCCAACGTCTTCCTCATCCCCAGCGAGCACCTGCCCCAAGGCTTCGCGGACAAGGTGGAGCACGGGGGATGGACGGCGGTGGAGCCGCGCCCGGCCGCCACCGTGGTCCTGCTCCGCGACGGAGTTGCGGGGCCGGAGGCGCTGCTCCTGCGCCGCCACGGCCGCAGCGGGTTCGCCGCGGGCGCATGGGTCTTCCCCGGCGGCATGGTGGACGCGGACGACGGAGGGGTGGCGGTCGCGGAAGCGATGGACGGCCCGACGGCGGACGAGTGGGCGCGGCGGCTGGAGCTGGACGACGCGTCCGTTGCGCTGGCGTTCGTCGCGTCAGCCGTGCGCGAGGCGTTCGAGGAGACGGGCATTCTCCTCGCGCACGCGCGGGCGGGGGCGGACGAGGAGCGGCTGGACGGCCTGCGCCGCTCGCTGCTGGCGGGGGAGATCGGGCTGGGCGAGATGGCACGCGCCGAAGGGCTGCGGCTGGCGGGGGGCGACCTGCTGTACATCGCCCACTGGATCACGCCGGAGCCGGAGCCGCGGCGTTACGACACACGCTTCTTCCTGGCGACCGTGCCGGGCGACGCGGTCTGCACCCCGCACGCGGCGGAGATGACGGACGCGCGGTGGATGGCCCCGGCCGATGCCGTCGCCGCCTTCGAGCGCGGGGAGATGAAACTGCTCCCGCCTACGGTCCACACCCTGCGTCGCCTGGCGGGCTTCGCGGCGGTGGCGGAGGTGCGCGCGGCGTTGGCGGATGCTCCGGTGCCCGCCATCCTCCCCGTCATGCGCCGCCGCGCCGACGGCGTCGCCATCGAGTTCCCGGCGGACGTCTAGCTCCGCCGCATGCGCCGAGGGCTCGGGCACGTCGGCAGAGTGAATGATGCGATCCCGCGCATCCGCCGAGAAGCTTCGGCAACGCGTCGGCGATGCGGCGGACGCGAGATGGTGCATCGGCATCGTCACCGCCGAGTTTCATCTACCGAACAGAACGAAGATGCGGGGGCGGCGAGACGCAGCCGCGCATCTCCCGAATCACCCGCAGTTGCCGGATCGATGGACGGGAGACGAGAGCGAGACGTGCGGAGGGGCGGATGAGGATGCCGCGGAACCTGCCGCAGCAGCTGGGCGGCGCGAGCGTGGAGGTGGTAGCGAGCGAGATTTCGCAGGAGCAGGCGAACACGCTCTCGCGCCTGGGCGGCCGCCTGCACGACACGCTGAACGCGCTACACGCCTTCGACGGAGCGCACCCGCACCCGTCCGGCGCACGCGGGGAGGAGCGGGCGGAGCTCGTTGCCGCGGCGGCCCAGGCGCTGTGGTACTACGTGGTGCAGCGCGAGGTGCTGGGGCTGGGGAACAGCGAGGCGCTCATGCGCGAGCTGCGCATACCGCCCGAGGTGCGCCTGCGCATGGGCACCTTCCCGCGTCGCGGCGCGCCGTAAGCCGGCGGAGAGCGGCCGGTGCGCATCTACCGCATCTCCCGTAAACCGCGCGTCGCCGGGATGCGCGTCCGGAGCGGACCGGAACCTCGACGCGAGCAGGACGGCGGACGGCTTTTTGCGGTCGCTGGCGGGCTCCCCGTGCACCCATTCCCCGTTTGAACGAGCAATGACCCAGCGCCCCAACACGCTCGGCGCCCTGAAGGCGTCCGGCTACCGCACGCGCTCCGTGAAGGCGGAGATGCGCGAGAACCTGGTCGCCAAGCTGCGCTCGGGCCAGCCGCTCTTTCCCGGCATCGTGGGCTACGAGGACACGGTGGTGCCGGCGCTGGTGAACGCCGTGCTCGCGCGGCAGAACTTCATCCTGCTGGGGCTGCGCGGCCAGGCGAAGAGCCGCATCCTGCGGCAGCTCACCACGCTGCTGGACGACGAGGTGCCGGTGCTGGCCGGCTCGGAGACGAACGACGACCCGCTGTCGCCCATCTCCCGCTACGGACGTCTTCTCGTCGAGACGGACGGCGACGACGCGCCGGTGGAGTGGATCGCGCGCGACCGCCGCTACGTGGAGAAGCTGGCGACGCCGGACGTGACGGTGGCCGACCTGATCGGCGATATGGACCCCATCCGCGCCGCCCGCGGCGGCCACCTGCTGAGCGACGAGCTGACGATCAACTTCGGGCTGCTGCCTCGCGCCAACCGCGGCATCTTCGCGCTGAACGAGCTTCCGGACCTCTCCGGCAAGGTGCAGGTGGGCCTCTTCAACGTCTTGCAGGAAGGTGACATCCAGATCAAGGGCTTCCCCGTGCGGCTGCCGCTGGACGTGATGCTCGTGTTCAGCGCGAACCCCGAGGACTACACGGCGCGCGGCAAGATCATCACGCCGCTCAAGGACCGCATCGGCGCCGAGATCCTCACGCACTACCCCAAGACGCCCGAGGAGGGGATGGAGATCACCCGCCAGGAGGCGTGGACCGGCCGCTCCGAGGACGGCACCGGCGTGGAAGCGGTGGAGGTGCCCCCGTTCGTGGCCGAGCTGGTGGAGCGCGTCGCCTTCCTGGCGCGCGAGGACAAGCGCATCGACCGGCGCAGCGGCGTGTCGCAACGCATGCCCATCTCGGTGATGGAGACCGCCGTCTCCAACGCCGAGCGCCGCGCCATCCTGAGCAAGGAG
This region of Longimicrobiaceae bacterium genomic DNA includes:
- a CDS encoding sigma 54-interacting transcriptional regulator codes for the protein MTQRPNTLGALKASGYRTRSVKAEMRENLVAKLRSGQPLFPGIVGYEDTVVPALVNAVLARQNFILLGLRGQAKSRILRQLTTLLDDEVPVLAGSETNDDPLSPISRYGRLLVETDGDDAPVEWIARDRRYVEKLATPDVTVADLIGDMDPIRAARGGHLLSDELTINFGLLPRANRGIFALNELPDLSGKVQVGLFNVLQEGDIQIKGFPVRLPLDVMLVFSANPEDYTARGKIITPLKDRIGAEILTHYPKTPEEGMEITRQEAWTGRSEDGTGVEAVEVPPFVAELVERVAFLAREDKRIDRRSGVSQRMPISVMETAVSNAERRAILSKETRIVPRVADVYAALPSITGKMELEYEGELQGADTIARDLIAAAAREIFDRIWDADALDTVIDHFDRGGVLQISDAASSEACWQGLRAVSGLTDALEEVGMLHEGDAAMSVAGAELLLEGLAGHRRISRADTGTYGRMKQERPKGKGKGGGGFAFGDDMFG
- a CDS encoding DUF6665 family protein, which produces MRMPRNLPQQLGGASVEVVASEISQEQANTLSRLGGRLHDTLNALHAFDGAHPHPSGARGEERAELVAAAAQALWYYVVQREVLGLGNSEALMRELRIPPEVRLRMGTFPRRGAP
- the lon gene encoding endopeptidase La, which translates into the protein MNEKLVLPVLPLRETVVFPGTAVPISAGRPGTLQAIDAALAGDRRMFAVAQRENRDEVESDNLYTVGTIVRIAQVQRGAGGVQLLIHGESRALALQYAEGSGLGLSAHVREMQDLAPVNAEDPAFLALYREIRERAAELGKRRGIPAEMLQQFMEGITEPGPFADLVGFYVEMGTEAKQKLLEILSVEERLRSLLIIVQRQLALMEAQEDIQQQVQEELGERQREMLLREQMKAIQRELGEEDEGAEIEELRQKIEALELPEAAAEEAERELGRLERTNPQSAEYQVIRTYLEWMADLPWNLRTEDKLELGPAEEVLNEDHYGLEDVKDRVLEFLAVRQLAARRAVTEVEEEAAAETEVLASMDDGDAEPETVEDLERLSREVAEAKAKATAKGPILLFGGPPGVGKTSIAKSIARALGRKYVRIALGGVRDEADIRGHRRTYVGAMPGRIIQALKQAKSRNPVILLDEVDKLGVSMQGDPSAALLEVLDPAQNHEFTDHYLGVTFDLSEVLFIATANYVSNIPAPLYDRMEAVEFRGYTEREKKAIAEKYLLPRQLEEAGLREGELEVTEDALKTVITEYTREAGVRQLERELGKVSRKAARRIASATAQAVRVDGDTVKDFLGRTKVHPERAGAEDVLGVATGMYYTPTGGDIMFIEVSASQRAPVAAAGESAGPGFGNLVLTGQLGDVMKESARAALTYARANASRYGVDPHKAWGTEIHVHVPAGSIPKDGPSAGVAMTVAMVSVLSGTPVRADVAMTGEVTLTGRVLPIGGVKEKVLGAYRAGIRIIMLPQENVGDLEDLPADVLEQLEVHPVQTIDEALSVALRGASFAEGKLRFPELPLAPAGVTRSVEGEARLHRAS